The Micromonospora krabiensis genome window below encodes:
- a CDS encoding sulfate/molybdate ABC transporter ATP-binding protein yields the protein MSIEIANVGKRFGGFVALDDVSVSIPAGQLTALLGPSGGGKSTLLRIIAGLERADTGRVEIDGVDATGLPPQKRNVGFVFQHYAAFKHLSVRRNVAFGLEIRKRGRDEIRRRVDELLALVHLEQFADRLPSQLSGGQRQRMALARALAVEPTVLLLDEPFGALDAKVRKELRDWLRRLHDEVHVTTVFVTHDQEEALEVADEIVVINEGRVEQIGSPDQLYDAPANEFVMRFLGPVTQLGDQLVRPHDLQIRTGAAAPAAVAGRVSRVTRVGFEIRVDVTTEPGQVVAVTLTRNEFLALGVDTGAAVWLTIAPGSPTTTAAASRPVTAAPSLAGSR from the coding sequence GTGAGTATCGAGATCGCCAACGTCGGTAAGCGTTTCGGAGGATTCGTCGCCCTCGACGACGTCTCGGTGAGCATTCCCGCGGGTCAGCTCACCGCGCTGCTCGGCCCGTCCGGCGGCGGCAAGTCCACCCTGCTGCGCATCATCGCCGGTCTGGAACGCGCGGACACCGGGCGGGTCGAGATCGACGGTGTCGACGCGACCGGCCTGCCCCCGCAGAAGCGCAACGTCGGCTTCGTGTTCCAGCACTACGCGGCCTTCAAGCACCTCTCCGTGCGGCGCAACGTCGCCTTCGGACTGGAGATCCGCAAGCGCGGCAGGGACGAGATCCGCCGCCGCGTCGACGAACTGCTCGCCCTGGTACACCTGGAGCAGTTCGCCGACCGACTGCCGTCCCAGCTCTCCGGTGGCCAACGCCAGCGGATGGCCCTGGCCCGCGCGCTGGCCGTCGAGCCGACCGTGCTGCTGCTCGACGAGCCCTTCGGCGCGCTCGACGCGAAGGTCCGCAAGGAGCTGCGCGACTGGCTGCGCCGGCTGCACGACGAGGTGCACGTCACCACCGTCTTCGTCACCCACGACCAGGAGGAGGCGCTGGAGGTCGCCGACGAGATCGTGGTGATCAACGAGGGCAGGGTGGAGCAGATCGGCTCGCCCGACCAGTTGTACGACGCCCCCGCCAACGAGTTCGTCATGCGCTTCCTCGGCCCGGTCACCCAGCTCGGCGACCAGTTGGTCCGGCCGCACGACCTGCAGATCCGGACCGGCGCCGCCGCGCCGGCCGCCGTCGCCGGCCGGGTCAGCCGGGTCACCCGCGTCGGCTTCGAGATCCGCGTCGACGTCACGACCGAACCCGGCCAGGTCGTCGCCGTCACCCTCACCCGCAACGAGTTCCTGGCCCTCGGCGTCGACACCGGCGCCGCGGTGTGGCTCACGATCGCGCCCGGGAGCCCGACCACCACCGCGGCCGCCTCGCGGCCGGTGACCGCCGCGCCCAGCCTCGCCGGCTCCCGCTGA
- a CDS encoding low temperature requirement protein A: MPAGPRGKGVTWEELFFDLAFVFALTQFSELLHEDHGWPGIGRALILFVPVYWATAGRTGDGQCVRGPAERRGDGPGAGDH, from the coding sequence ATGCCAGCCGGTCCGCGAGGCAAGGGCGTCACCTGGGAGGAGCTCTTCTTCGACCTCGCCTTCGTCTTCGCCCTCACTCAGTTCTCCGAGCTGCTGCACGAGGACCACGGCTGGCCCGGAATCGGCCGGGCGCTGATCCTCTTCGTGCCCGTCTACTGGGCGACGGCAGGGCGGACGGGCGATGGGCAGTGCGTCCGAGGTCCGGCCGAGCGACGAGGAGACGGACCGGGGGCCGGCGACCACTGA
- a CDS encoding ABC transporter transmembrane domain-containing protein produces the protein MTGEITTRTVLRRALRRQRGRVLAGIVLLCLHQAAEALVPVAIGVIIDRAVATGDVRALLLSLAGLAALFTVLAFAYRTGARHAYAAVEREAHLTRVEIAARALDPRGHRSGLRDGELLTVAASDAELSALVVRVAGLTAAALTALLVAAVALLVVDVPLGLGVLVGVPLVVLALHRTAPVLTRRSAAQQEALAATTALAVDLVAGLRVLRGIGAQGHAARRYASASGHALDVTLRAATTKGLHLGLTTTLNGLFLAAVAGAAGWLALHGRLTVGELVAVVGLAQFVAEPVQTLGYCVQLFAMARASAGRVARVLGATPLVRPGTAEAPAPSQSRLALDGVGHAGLDGLSLRVGAGEVLGVLAYEPGEAEALVALLSGRVPRDEYRGTVRVDGVPVDELRIDAVRGAVLVEPHDVALFEGTLRDNLAAGAAVDERVLDAAVRAAAAEDVLAAHPDGVDRRLTERAANLSGGQRQRLGLARALVADPPVLVLHDPTTAVDAVTEALIAERLAAARSGASRSTVIITSSPALLRATHRVAVIDRGRVVAEGAHEELLAADTRYRQEVLR, from the coding sequence ATGACGGGGGAGATCACCACGCGCACGGTGCTGCGCCGCGCCCTGCGCCGCCAGCGCGGGCGGGTGCTGGCCGGCATCGTGCTGCTCTGCCTTCACCAGGCCGCCGAGGCCCTCGTGCCGGTCGCGATCGGTGTGATCATCGACCGCGCGGTCGCCACCGGAGACGTCCGCGCGCTGCTGCTCTCGCTGGCCGGCCTCGCCGCCCTCTTCACCGTCCTGGCCTTCGCCTACCGCACCGGCGCGCGCCACGCGTACGCCGCCGTCGAACGGGAGGCGCACCTCACGCGGGTCGAGATCGCCGCCCGCGCCCTCGACCCGCGCGGCCACCGGTCGGGGCTGCGCGACGGTGAGCTGCTCACCGTGGCCGCCTCCGACGCCGAGCTCTCCGCGCTGGTCGTACGCGTCGCGGGGCTCACCGCGGCGGCCCTCACCGCCCTGCTGGTCGCGGCCGTCGCCCTGCTCGTCGTGGACGTTCCGCTGGGTCTGGGCGTGCTCGTCGGTGTGCCCCTGGTGGTCCTCGCCCTGCACCGCACGGCACCCGTGCTGACCCGCCGCAGCGCCGCCCAGCAGGAGGCTCTGGCCGCCACCACCGCCCTCGCCGTGGATCTCGTCGCCGGTCTGCGGGTGCTGCGCGGCATCGGCGCACAGGGCCACGCCGCCCGCCGGTACGCGAGCGCCAGCGGTCACGCCCTCGACGTGACGCTGCGCGCCGCCACCACCAAGGGCCTCCACCTCGGACTGACCACCACCCTCAACGGCCTCTTCCTCGCGGCGGTCGCCGGCGCCGCCGGTTGGCTCGCCCTGCACGGACGGCTCACCGTCGGCGAGCTGGTCGCCGTCGTCGGGCTCGCCCAGTTCGTCGCCGAGCCGGTGCAGACGCTCGGGTACTGCGTCCAGCTGTTCGCGATGGCCCGCGCCTCCGCGGGGCGCGTCGCGCGGGTGCTCGGGGCGACCCCGCTCGTCCGGCCGGGCACCGCGGAGGCGCCGGCGCCGAGCCAGTCACGGCTCGCCCTCGACGGGGTGGGTCACGCCGGTCTCGACGGTCTCAGCCTCCGGGTCGGGGCCGGCGAGGTCCTGGGCGTGCTCGCGTACGAGCCGGGGGAGGCCGAGGCGCTGGTCGCGCTGCTGTCCGGCCGGGTGCCTCGCGACGAGTACCGAGGAACGGTGCGCGTCGACGGCGTTCCCGTCGACGAGCTGCGCATCGACGCCGTACGCGGCGCGGTCCTGGTCGAGCCGCACGACGTGGCGTTGTTCGAGGGCACGCTCCGCGACAACCTCGCCGCCGGCGCCGCGGTGGACGAGCGGGTCCTCGACGCGGCGGTGCGGGCCGCGGCGGCCGAGGACGTGCTCGCCGCGCACCCCGACGGCGTGGACCGTCGGCTCACCGAGCGGGCGGCGAACCTGTCGGGCGGGCAACGGCAGCGCCTCGGGCTCGCCCGCGCGCTCGTCGCCGACCCGCCCGTGCTGGTGTTGCACGATCCCACGACGGCCGTCGACGCGGTGACCGAGGCCCTGATCGCCGAGCGGCTCGCCGCCGCCCGCAGCGGGGCGTCCCGCAGCACGGTGATCATCA